A genomic segment from Aegilops tauschii subsp. strangulata cultivar AL8/78 chromosome 1, Aet v6.0, whole genome shotgun sequence encodes:
- the LOC141027543 gene encoding uncharacterized protein codes for MATCIRKVASEKCGVSKESRSETKDTWWWNDDIQKVIKEKKDCFRRLYLDRSADNIEKYKMEKKAAKRAVSEVRGRTYKDVYQRLDTKKGERDIYKMAKIRESKTRDVDQVKCIKDGANQLLVKDEEIKHRWQEYFDKLFNGENEISTIDMDDSFDDTNRRFVRRIRSMRSRRP; via the coding sequence ATGGCAACTTGCATTCGtaaggtggcctcagagaagtgTGGAGTGTCCAAGGAAAGTAGAAGCGAAACTAAAGATACCTGGTGGTGGAATGATGATATTCAAAAGGTTATTAAGGAGAAGAAAGATTGTTTTAGACGCCTATACCTGGATAGGAGTGCAGACAACATCGAGAAGTACAAGATGGAGAAGAAGGCTGCAAAGCGAGCTGTGAGTGAAGTAAGGGGTCGGACGTATAAGGATGTCTACCAGCGGTTAGACACGAAGAAAGGcgaaagggacatctataagatggccaagatccgaGAGAGCAAGACAAGGGATGTTGATCAAGTCAAATGTATCAAGGACGGAGCAAACCAGCTCctggtgaaggacgaggagattaagcatagatggcaGGAGTACTTCGATAAGTtgttcaatggggagaatgagaTCTCTACCATTGACAtggacgactcctttgatgaTACCAACAGGCGTTTTGTGCGGCGAATCCGGAGTATGAGGTCAAGGAGACCttaa
- the LOC109736604 gene encoding jasmonate-induced oxygenase 1, whose translation MEAAGWPEPVVRVQSLSESGAATIPDRYVKPVHDRPSVHNGTTSGSVSIPVVDLSSPDGSAATARAVSEACREWGFFQAVNHGVPRELLRRARAAWRGFFRLPVEAKQRYANSPATYEGYGSRLGVERGAVLDWGDYYFLHLRPPSSLSAADKWPRLPPDLRDATEEYGREVASLCERLMAAMSAGLSVGPGRLQEEFGGAEGAGVCVRVNYYPRCPQPELTLGLSSHSDPGGMTVLLADERVRGLQVRGRGGEWVTVDPIADAFIVNVGDQIQVLTNATYRSVEHRVMVNADAERLSVAMFYNPRSDLPLAPMAELVSPGAPALYKPMTFDEYRLYIRRKGPRGKSQVESLKAHGDR comes from the exons ATGGAAGCCGCAGGTTGGCCGGAGCCGGTGGTGCGGGTGCAGTCGCTGTCTGAGAGCGGCGCGGCCACCATCCCGGACCGCTACGTGAAGCCGGTGCACGACCGCCCGTCCGTCCACAACGGCACCACCAGCGGCAGCGTGAGCATCCCCGTCGTGGACCTCTCGTCGCCGGATGGGAGCGCGGCGACGGCGCGCGCGGTGTCGGAGGCTTGCCGGGAGTGGGGCTTCTTCCAGGCGGTGAACCACGGCGTGCCGCGTGAGCTCCTCCGCCGCGCGCGCGCCGCCTGGCGCGGGTTCTTCCGCCTCCCCGTGGAGGCCAAGCAGCGGTACGCCAACTCGCCGGCGACGTACGAAGGGTACGGCAGCCGGCTCGGCGTGGAGAGGGGCGCCGTCCTGGACTGGGGCGACTACTACTTCCTGCACCTCCGCCCGCCCAGCAGCCTCTCCGCCGCCGACAAGTGGCCCCGCCTCCCTCCCGACCTCCG GGACGCGACGGAGGAGTACGGGAGGGAGGTGGCCTCGCTGTGCGAGCGGCTTATGGCGGCGATGTCGGCGGGGCTGAGCGTCGGGCCGGGGAGGCTGCAGGAGGAGTTCGGCGGGGCGGAGGGCGCCGGGGTGTGCGTGCGGGTGAACTACTACCCGCGGTGCCCGCAGCCGGAGCTGACGCTGGGCCTCTCCTCGCACTCGGACCCCGGCGGCATGACGGTGCTGCTCGCCGACGAGCGCGTGAGGGGCCTCCAGGTGCGCGGCCGCGGCGGCGAGTGGGTCACCGTCGACCCCATCGCCGACGCCTTCATCGTCAACGTCGGGGACCAGATCCAG GTGCTGACAAACGCGACGTACCGGAGCGTGGAGCACCGGGTGATGGTGAACGCGGACGCGGAGCGGCTGTCGGTGGCCATGTTCTACAACCCGAGGAGCGACCTGCCGCTGGCGCCCATGGCGGAGCTGGTGTCGCCCGGGGCGCCGGCGCTGTACAAGCCCATGACCTTCGACGAGTACCGCCTCTACATCCGGCGGAAGGGCCCCCGCGGGAAGAGCCAGGTCGAGTCGCTCAAGGCCCATGGAGACAGATGA